From Weissella confusa, a single genomic window includes:
- a CDS encoding RsiV family protein has protein sequence MTLEDVKTAYDAQDVPMDKLSAVIDQAVVKTAPKRKRLNWWQTTLIGVGAVAATFTLVLNTSYSFASAAERVPVVRDAVKVLLFREYKHVDKTSYADIKVPLLTNLGNTELADKLNASYASEGRALYDAFMNKTSETPKSLTQTYQEKVNNDQLLVLERRQEMSLADTATKLSYTTIDKQRGLVLTLPMLFKSNEYQTILRDYVNKQIAASDQYDTPVNAISKTQTFYINSRGQLVLVFQRGDIAAMYVGPVEMTIPTNLIDSQLVSHEYVK, from the coding sequence ATGACATTAGAAGATGTAAAGACGGCCTATGATGCCCAAGATGTGCCAATGGATAAGTTGTCAGCCGTAATCGATCAAGCTGTTGTGAAGACGGCACCTAAGCGTAAGCGCTTGAATTGGTGGCAAACGACACTAATTGGTGTTGGGGCAGTAGCTGCGACGTTCACACTTGTGCTGAATACGTCATACTCTTTTGCTAGCGCGGCTGAGCGTGTACCAGTTGTCCGCGATGCGGTTAAGGTTTTGTTGTTCCGTGAATACAAGCATGTTGATAAGACGTCATATGCGGATATTAAAGTGCCACTACTGACGAACTTGGGAAATACTGAGTTGGCCGACAAGCTAAACGCCTCATATGCCAGTGAAGGACGCGCGTTGTATGATGCCTTTATGAATAAGACGTCAGAGACGCCTAAGTCACTAACGCAAACGTATCAAGAAAAGGTGAATAACGACCAATTGTTAGTGCTTGAACGTCGTCAAGAAATGTCGTTGGCCGATACAGCAACCAAGTTGAGTTATACAACCATTGATAAGCAACGTGGTTTGGTGTTGACGTTGCCAATGTTGTTCAAGTCAAATGAGTACCAAACAATTTTGCGCGACTATGTGAACAAGCAAATTGCGGCGTCAGATCAGTACGACACGCCAGTTAACGCCATTTCAAAGACCCAAACGTTCTATATTAATAGTCGTGGCCAGTTGGTTTTGGTCTTCCAACGTGGGGACATTGCCGCAATGTATGTTGGTCCAGTTGAGATGACAATTCCAACCAATCTAATTGATAGCCAATTAGTATCGCATGAGTATGTGAAGTAA
- a CDS encoding RNA polymerase sigma factor has product MREELIATLQENKVALYRVALSYVHTEAEALDIVQTTAEKALRQVNQVQESRYLKTWLFRILINTAIDVQRKQARRHEVGDESLEFMPALTTIAPEMRLALNEAVADLTAKEQAIIRLHFFENQTFADIALTLELSENTVKTTYYRSLKKLEATLNGGM; this is encoded by the coding sequence ATGCGTGAAGAATTAATTGCAACGCTACAAGAGAATAAAGTCGCGTTGTACCGTGTGGCGCTGAGTTATGTGCACACAGAGGCTGAAGCGCTAGATATTGTGCAAACGACAGCTGAAAAGGCCTTGCGCCAAGTGAATCAAGTACAGGAGTCACGCTATTTGAAGACGTGGTTATTCCGTATCTTGATTAACACGGCGATTGATGTCCAACGCAAGCAAGCGCGCCGGCATGAAGTGGGTGATGAATCACTTGAATTTATGCCAGCGTTAACGACGATTGCGCCTGAAATGCGATTGGCACTTAATGAAGCGGTTGCGGATTTAACTGCCAAAGAACAAGCGATTATTCGCTTGCATTTCTTTGAGAATCAAACGTTTGCTGACATTGCGCTAACGCTTGAATTATCAGAAAACACGGTTAAAACGACCTATTATCGTAGCTTGAAAAAATTAGAAGCGACTTTGAACGGGGGAATGTAA
- a CDS encoding DUF1836 domain-containing protein has translation MNEYMTWREGLKDVEFPHWEDLPAFDLYMDQVVEYVNNVLAPLNMPMVTSTMINNYVKQKVIMSPIKKKYQAMQIADILIISLMKPVFSLDEIRAAIDQVTVGDYPKKAYNAFVDALAARLQGPVPVEFDPDHLDLQLMRDAANVVFHKMEAEKLLELMRKRNPIKEVPTTK, from the coding sequence ATGAACGAATATATGACATGGCGTGAAGGCCTAAAGGATGTTGAATTCCCGCACTGGGAGGATTTGCCAGCGTTTGATCTTTACATGGATCAAGTCGTTGAATACGTGAATAACGTTTTGGCACCACTTAACATGCCAATGGTGACGTCAACGATGATTAACAACTACGTTAAGCAAAAGGTCATCATGTCACCAATCAAGAAGAAGTACCAAGCAATGCAAATTGCGGATATCTTGATTATTTCTTTGATGAAGCCTGTCTTTTCACTAGATGAAATCCGTGCGGCTATCGATCAAGTGACGGTTGGCGATTATCCAAAGAAGGCTTACAATGCCTTCGTGGATGCGTTGGCAGCTCGTTTGCAGGGCCCTGTGCCAGTTGAATTTGACCCCGACCACCTGGACTTGCAACTTATGCGCGATGCGGCAAACGTTGTCTTCCACAAGATGGAGGCTGAAAAGTTGCTTGAGTTGATGCGCAAGCGCAACCCAATCAAGGAAGTCCCTACAACTAAGTAG
- a CDS encoding D-alanyl-D-alanine carboxypeptidase family protein produces the protein MMRKWLTGLLMTVVLAFGVATPSYAAIVTPTVDAQAAAVVDVQTGQVLADKNGKKRIPIASISKLLTAYLVERSIEAGKLTMDTPISVPASIVEISTEPGLANVPLSTERTYTVRELMEMALIKSANAAALALGYAVSGTPTGVNQEIQDLLTSWGINDTTIVSGAGLTNGDMGSLKNQNLGDDVENELSARELAIVGRHLVEDYPSITEITSMTSAVVPSGAAGTETIKNSNALLTDGHGYDFKGLKTGYALSVHSTFIGLTKLDNRDVITVVLGSDHTFTQTAAMLDQVKAATQVVTLKKGTQMQRVPVEEAKDGHRRYPLVTNKTVTLFAPKTWNNAKVNMTIRSNHDMIAPISKGHIVDHNENLFVDGGTKTEVRAANDFVDGFPQVNLIMNEDVEQASQLVQWYRDAKRVISNLFD, from the coding sequence ATGATGAGAAAATGGTTAACAGGTTTGTTAATGACGGTGGTGTTGGCATTTGGTGTGGCAACGCCAAGCTATGCCGCGATCGTAACACCAACAGTTGATGCGCAAGCGGCGGCTGTTGTGGATGTGCAAACCGGCCAGGTTCTCGCGGATAAAAACGGCAAAAAGCGCATTCCGATTGCATCAATTTCTAAGTTGTTGACGGCTTATTTGGTCGAGCGTTCGATAGAAGCAGGTAAGTTGACGATGGACACGCCGATTTCAGTACCAGCGTCGATTGTGGAGATTAGTACGGAACCGGGGTTGGCCAATGTGCCATTGAGTACCGAACGCACGTATACGGTCCGTGAATTGATGGAAATGGCTTTAATCAAATCAGCCAATGCAGCTGCGTTGGCGCTTGGTTATGCCGTTTCAGGTACGCCAACTGGGGTTAATCAGGAAATTCAAGACTTGTTGACGAGTTGGGGTATCAACGACACAACGATTGTCAGCGGTGCTGGTTTGACCAACGGCGATATGGGTTCATTGAAGAATCAAAACTTGGGTGATGATGTCGAAAATGAATTGTCGGCGCGCGAATTAGCGATTGTCGGTCGTCATTTGGTTGAAGATTATCCAAGCATCACGGAAATTACGAGTATGACGTCAGCGGTTGTGCCTAGCGGGGCAGCTGGGACTGAAACCATCAAGAATTCAAATGCGTTGCTAACTGATGGCCACGGTTACGACTTCAAAGGCTTGAAGACGGGTTATGCCTTGTCAGTTCACAGTACGTTTATTGGTTTGACGAAGTTGGATAACCGCGATGTGATTACGGTTGTGCTCGGTAGCGACCACACGTTTACACAAACGGCTGCGATGTTGGACCAAGTCAAGGCTGCCACGCAGGTTGTCACCCTTAAGAAGGGGACACAAATGCAACGTGTGCCGGTTGAGGAAGCTAAGGATGGTCATCGTCGTTATCCATTGGTAACGAACAAGACGGTGACACTATTTGCACCAAAGACGTGGAATAACGCTAAGGTGAACATGACGATTCGTTCAAATCATGACATGATTGCACCGATTTCAAAGGGTCACATTGTCGACCACAACGAAAATTTGTTTGTTGATGGTGGGACGAAGACTGAAGTTCGTGCAGCCAATGACTTTGTCGACGGCTTTCCACAGGTGAATTTGATCATGAATGAGGATGTTGAACAAGCGTCACAACTTGTGCAGTGGTACCGTGACGCCAAGCGTGTCATTTCAAATTTATTTGATTAA
- a CDS encoding sensor histidine kinase — protein sequence MKLSVLDWLLLVVKAVVSALLFVFTGIGILLAMRATWHTENWLLEIQAIWRQDATLAVVVAVAVIALWGVVVHFFYEQIVLTHLIDSVSELAPRVRDANATGLPETRMSRRLRPLATNVNGVFDAAQKAMAEEREIERSKDEMITNVSHDLRTPLTSILGYLGLIVNDEQGNLSRADMTKYAKTAFDKAGQMKSLVEDLFDYTQVRQVDFKLRWAPLDLAAMLQQLAVNYELEAKNKDVVVSAVTNPKSIEMVGDPDRLARVFMNLISNALKYGDGATFVRLSAKTIPAENVAEIRVTNNGEKIPEESIKRLFDRFYRVESSRNTKTGGTGLGLAIVNGVIEAHGGTVRVESNDDLTSFIIRLPLQPEGLEGEGA from the coding sequence CTTAGTGTACTGGATTGGCTGTTGTTAGTGGTCAAGGCAGTCGTTTCGGCCCTGCTTTTTGTGTTTACTGGCATTGGTATCCTATTAGCAATGCGCGCAACTTGGCACACAGAGAATTGGTTACTTGAAATTCAAGCCATCTGGCGCCAAGACGCGACATTGGCAGTTGTAGTTGCCGTTGCGGTGATTGCACTCTGGGGTGTGGTGGTTCATTTCTTTTATGAACAGATTGTTTTGACGCACCTAATTGATAGTGTTAGTGAGTTGGCGCCACGTGTGCGTGATGCTAACGCGACTGGATTGCCTGAGACGCGCATGAGCCGTCGCTTGCGTCCACTCGCTACGAATGTGAATGGCGTGTTTGATGCCGCACAAAAAGCAATGGCCGAGGAACGTGAAATTGAGCGTTCTAAGGATGAAATGATTACGAATGTGTCGCACGATTTGCGTACGCCGTTGACGTCAATCCTGGGTTATTTGGGATTGATTGTGAATGACGAACAGGGCAATTTGTCACGTGCTGACATGACGAAATACGCCAAGACGGCTTTTGATAAAGCTGGGCAAATGAAGTCATTGGTTGAAGATTTGTTTGATTATACGCAGGTTCGCCAAGTTGACTTTAAGTTGCGCTGGGCACCGCTTGATTTGGCGGCCATGTTGCAACAATTGGCGGTTAACTATGAGTTGGAAGCCAAGAATAAAGATGTGGTTGTTTCAGCGGTTACGAATCCGAAAAGCATTGAGATGGTTGGGGATCCGGATCGTTTGGCGCGTGTCTTTATGAATTTGATTAGCAACGCCTTGAAGTATGGGGATGGCGCAACGTTTGTGCGTTTGTCAGCCAAGACAATTCCAGCTGAGAACGTTGCTGAGATTCGCGTGACGAACAACGGTGAGAAGATTCCAGAAGAATCAATTAAGCGTTTGTTTGATCGCTTTTACCGCGTTGAAAGCTCACGTAACACCAAGACTGGTGGGACTGGCCTTGGCCTAGCAATCGTGAACGGCGTGATTGAAGCGCACGGTGGTACGGTGCGAGTTGAATCGAATGATGATTTGACAAGTTTTATTATTCGACTACCATTACAACCAGAGGGACTTGAAGGCGAAGGAGCGTAA